The Calditrichia bacterium genomic interval GAAAGATCGATCACAGAAATTGTATTTCCGCTGCCAAAACCGGAATTTGCCACAAACAATTTCCCGCCGTGGAGGGCAATTTCTTCCGGATTTGCACCAACCGGAATGCTGTCTTGCACGGTATAGCTGTCCATATTCAGCTGATATATCAGGTTTTTATAGAGCGCACTCACATATCCGTTGCCGTTGCCGTCCAGCACCAAATTGCGTGGGCTGGCACCGTTTGGCAGCCGGATGGTTGCAATCCGCTCAGCGTCCAAAATGCTGATCACCTCAATTTTATGGGAATTGTTGACCACAATATATCCCAGCGTATCGTCGATGACCATGCTGTAAGCCACATCGCCGGGCGCAGTGCCGTTTGCGGCGTTAAATAAATTGTGGAAAATTTTTCCGGAATCCGCACTGTAAAAATCAATCGATGCATTGCCCTGAAGAAAATTCCCTTCATTAATAATGAATGCGCCGGTGATCAACGGCAAAACGGTTTGGTCAGGTCCGGTTGATGTGCTGTCGCGTTCGCAAGATATAATCAGCAGTAGCCCGGTCAACGCGATCACAAAATGTTTTATCCGGTTGAATTTAAACAGAATCAATTTATCCTCTAAACTATTATAAATATTGAAGTTGAACAGCTTATTTATATGCGATTTTCAATCCGATTTTCCATTGCTGCAGTGGAATGGGATACCCTTTGATTAGCTGAAATTCCTCGCGCAGCAGATTGTCCAGCTTCCCGAAAAGTGTAAATTTATATGTGCCAAGCGGCATGTTGTAACTCGCAAATACATTCAGCAATTGATACGATGGCAGCACTTGCGCAGGCAAATTGGACAGCGTTGTGAATCGGAAACTGGCAAACTGCCAGTCGCTGCCCAGTTGCACATTTGCGAACTGCAGTTGTACCATACCGCTGATTTCGGTGGATGGCAGATAAGGCAAGCGATTGCCAACCAATTGGCTGTTTGCAGCTGCGGTTCCGGTCAGTTCGGAAAGCCCGTATTTGTAATGAAAACTTGCATTTAGCCACTCAGTCGGAGTTGTGAAATTCAGGCTGGTTTCGATGCCGCGAGAACGCACATTATCCAGATTTTGCGGCTGCCAAATGTTGTTCGCAGCGGAAACCCAGCGTATCATTTGATCCAAAGTGGTGTGATAATAATTCACTTTTGGCTGCCATTTTCCGTGCCAGCGCACCTCACCCGCAATACCAATTTCCGAGGAAACAGAGGATTCCGGCTGCAAATCCGGGTTGCCACCAGGCTGCCAATACAAATCGTTGAAGGTTGGCGCTCGAAAATTTTTCCCGACGGATGCAAATCCGTACCAATTCCGGTAATGCAGTTTCGTGCCTATTTTTGGCAGCGCCACTGAACCAAAATCTGAAAAATATTCGCCGCGAACAGTGCCCTGCGCAGACAACATCCAGCGCGAGTTGAACGGTTTCAGCCATTCGATCAGCGCAAATCCGGCTACCCTTTGGCGCTCCGGCGATTCATCGAGATCGCTGCTCGTCGCAGTTGCGCTGCTAGCTTCTAACCCTGCAAACGCCTGCCATGCCGCTGATATTTTATGGCGGAATTGCAGGGTTCCGCCCCATTCTTCGTTCACGTGGCGGCTGTTCAGCGGATCACCGTTGATCACCAGATCCGGATCGTTGAATTGCTGCCAATCTTTTCGACGATACAATTGCGCGCTGATCCGGCTATTTCCCGAAAATCTGGCATCCCATTTTAATCGCAGCAGCAATTGCTCATCAACAAACCGGGCGCGCCCCTGAAATCCTTCTCCAGCGGTAATGGCATTTGGTGCGCCATGTTCATTGTTGATGTGAAGCGCCTGCCAGGTCAACATCTGTTTTCTGCCCAACGGCAGCCATCCGGCGTAATCCAGCTGGGTTTTCGAAAAATCGCTGTTTCGTCGATTGAAATTTTGGGAATCGAGCAAAAAGGCGTATTGGTTTTCGCTGTCGTTTTTTTGATATCCGAAAGAATGCCGCAATTTACCTGTCGGCACCCCGAGGCTCGCCGATACAGATTTTTGCCCATACGCACCGACGCCGGTAGTCAGTTGATATTGCAAATCCTGCTGCGGCGGCGCCATCCGGATATTCACCACACCGCCAACCGCGCCACTCCCGAACAGGCTGGAATTGCCGCCTCGATAAATATCGATTTCGGAGAAACCGGTCAAATTGTAATTGCCCAAACTCAACACACCCAACTGGGCGTTACCTAGTGGCACACCATCCAGCAAAATGAGGGTATGCTCTGCGCCAAGTCCGCGCATGCTGATGGTTTGGGTGGCTTCATTGCCACCGTAGCTTTTCAGAAATAATCCGTTTTGGTGAGACAGAACTTCGGATAGCCCGGCATCTTGGGGCGTTTTCGAGAGGTGGATGCGTGATATATCAGTCGGTAAATCCATTTCGGAGAGCAACGGCGCGCTGCCGATAATTCTCACCGTATCCGATTTGAACACATGCAGCGAATCGACAGCCGGTTGTGCCAGCACAGAACCGGAGCAACCGAGCAG includes:
- a CDS encoding TonB-dependent receptor; translated protein: MYRTLLKIAKRIIQQVRFFGIAGLLGCSGSVLAQPAVDSLHVFKSDTVRIIGSAPLLSEMDLPTDISRIHLSKTPQDAGLSEVLSHQNGLFLKSYGGNEATQTISMRGLGAEHTLILLDGVPLGNAQLGVLSLGNYNLTGFSEIDIYRGGNSSLFGSGAVGGVVNIRMAPPQQDLQYQLTTGVGAYGQKSVSASLGVPTGKLRHSFGYQKNDSENQYAFLLDSQNFNRRNSDFSKTQLDYAGWLPLGRKQMLTWQALHINNEHGAPNAITAGEGFQGRARFVDEQLLLRLKWDARFSGNSRISAQLYRRKDWQQFNDPDLVINGDPLNSRHVNEEWGGTLQFRHKISAAWQAFAGLEASSATATSSDLDESPERQRVAGFALIEWLKPFNSRWMLSAQGTVRGEYFSDFGSVALPKIGTKLHYRNWYGFASVGKNFRAPTFNDLYWQPGGNPDLQPESSVSSEIGIAGEVRWHGKWQPKVNYYHTTLDQMIRWVSAANNIWQPQNLDNVRSRGIETSLNFTTPTEWLNASFHYKYGLSELTGTAAANSQLVGNRLPYLPSTEISGMVQLQFANVQLGSDWQFASFRFTTLSNLPAQVLPSYQLLNVFASYNMPLGTYKFTLFGKLDNLLREEFQLIKGYPIPLQQWKIGLKIAYK
- a CDS encoding YncE family protein → MILFKFNRIKHFVIALTGLLLIISCERDSTSTGPDQTVLPLITGAFIINEGNFLQGNASIDFYSADSGKIFHNLFNAANGTAPGDVAYSMVIDDTLGYIVVNNSHKIEVISILDAERIATIRLPNGASPRNLVLDGNGNGYVSALYKNLIYQLNMDSYTVQDSIPVGANPEEIALHGGKLFVANSGFGSGNTISVIDLSTKTVTEIITVGDGPQWIRESGGMLQVLCIGAYGDFSDPNDDTPGGIWLIDPATNSVVDSLVLAAGIHPSDLAISASGKGYFSNGSGIVEYNPATMQVVNANLISGFFYHVSVNPANGRLFVLDAKDFISPGELIIFDENGAELERHSTGIIPGDVQFIYLTN